GCGCCTGTAAACAGTAGCAAGATCTGAGACATGCGTTGTACATGATAATCTTTTTGACTGGTAAAACAAGCCTTCATGTTGTTTATGTCACTTTCTCCCCGTGTTGGATTCAGAGTCAAATACCAGTGTAAATAACGGACCCCAATATCAGCGGCAAAAGACAGATGTCTCCTTCTCGGATTTGGGTCCCTTGAAAGATAATGAACGTCGAGATCTTAACTGTGCTGTAAAGGAATATTTGCTAATAGCAGGTTACCGGCTTACTGCAATGACGTTTTTCGAAGaggtatttattttcatttttctcgtCCTTCTTTTGTTTCGTTTTCCCTTTCATCTTTGCTCTCTTGTATTTGTATGTGAAAAGAGATGACTCCTTTCTTATTTATGCCAAACATGTATTTGTAGACAGAAACGATCAAATTTGCAGTGGTGGCTGTAAATACAGATTGTATTGCCATTGTAACTGGACCAAACATGACATAGGACAGAGCAAGGGTGGGCTGGAGTACGGTTCATGGGCTAGGAAAGATAGAAATTATAGTTTTAGGAAAACAAGTTTTGTAGCTGTTGTAGTTTTAAGACTTACAGAATAGAAAATAAAGGGAGATTAGGAGAGAGCTAAGGCACCAAGGCTTTCAAGAAAACTCAACTTTTACTGTTCCAATTTGATTTTGCTTACAAGAGGTAGTCATATATGTAAACTTCAGATAGATCACCCTTAGACTCCTAGAAAACTAAAGGACTATAAATTCTCTGTAAAGACTCATTAAACAAGAGACCCTCAAAGTACTTAAAAGACAGTGTACTTATCCTAGAATTACATAGACTCTTAAGTAGCACTAGACTCAAATTAATACTCTTAATGAAACTGAACATTAACTCCTAGCGTGACTCttggtttatttatttatttatttatatatgtacTGTGGACTCTTAGACTATCACTGGGGACTTGCACTTTCAACCAAATAGGTCTTGGCTTTATCTTGGCCTTCCAAATAGGGTATTTCTTTTCTAGTTGTGGCTACTGCATCAAGACATCTTTACATATTACACTGGATTTAAAATCCCTGTTAGAGAGGTCAAGTATTTTAGTTACAAGAGTAAATTTAGTTAGAATATTTTGTTTCTAAGCTGTTTATTTTGTTGAGTTTAGTGTTcaattttgcttagttattgaTATTCTGGCCAGATATTTGAATATATTTTGTTTAGAGGTCGCTCATTTTGCGAGACACGTGGCATGTCTTAATTCTTTATGAAAATGTGATGCTCATTCGTGAAGGCACATAATTCATCTAGTTTGTACATGTTATGTCTATGTTTTCAACTATGCAATAAGGTTCTAGTGATTCCTTTGGGGAGGAAGAGCACCAAAAATTTATAAGTTTTTGGTTAAATATTTGTGTGAAATTCATTATCTATCAGTTTATGATGGGGAGTTTTGAGAGTATTGTAGATTACTAGCAAGTTATACTAACACCACCCCACAGCCCGCCCTGCCCCCCtccccaaacaaaaaaaaatgtatttatttaattatctcTAGCAGTATCTTTTCCTAGCATAGGTCAATAAgatttgggatttttttttgggaggcTTTTCATGCAATTTTTTGTCTTTATGATATCTGAATTGGTAATGTCATCAGATATTTTCAGTCATCATTGGATTGATATTGTCTGTGATTGTTACTTTCTGACTGAAACAATCTTGTTTTTCTTGGACAACTCTAGCTCATTCACATGGGAAACCTACCTCTATTCACTGTGGACCCAAATCCAACCTACCGAATATCTCCCATCCCTTCACAAACAAAAGCAGAAGCAAAACCAGACCTAAATAGCCTTCACTAACAATCTTACTGCAGGTCAGTAGCAATATCACTGTGTTTTTTCTTAACGCATTCATACCAACGTGAATACTCTCTCCAAGTTTGAATAAACACCAGACCCATCCAAACGAAACCCCAAGAGTAGCCATCAAGAGTAGCCATCATCACAGACATGTCGTCCACAATCCACGCTCCTGTTTTCGCTTTTTCAttgctttgttattttctttactttgGTTAAACTTTATATTAGTTTTGCAAGTGAATAACTCAAAGTCCATTGGTTGAAACTGCCTTTTCAGTTTCAGTTGTTTGATAATAGATTATGCTCTTGTTGTTAACATTATTAAAACAGCAGTCCTATTTTATCTGACCATTAGAATAAAGCAAATAGCTTTAGCAGAAATTCAAAAGAAATTGCTTTTCGAGATACAATTTGGCTTTGATATGTTTAAGGCAGTAATGAATTGCATTGGAAGCCCATTACATTTCTTAAACCTTTGCATCAGGTGACAATGGTGCTATTGCAATTCGTTTGTGTGACTGAACTTAGCATGTTATTTTACCGTGTTTAACTATTCTTAATAGTCTACCGTAAACTGTCATTACTTTCTGCCCAGGTCACAGACCAGAATCTAGATGTTTGGCAGAATTCACCCGCATGTGTACCAGATGCCCTGCGCCATTATTATTATCAGTATCTTTCATCCACTACAGAGGCTGCTGAGGTATTTCTCGAAATATGTTATGTAGCATTTAGGGAAgttgataaaatttcagaatcacTGTTTTACATTTCAAGTGTTTTACATTGCTTCTTTCTTGCACCTGGCATGTGGTGTATAATTTGTATGCTTTCGACCTAGGGAGCTGAAAAGCCTTATTTATTGGAATATGTATGTGGTTGTTATTTTTGGTAAAAGATCATCAGTCACTTATATTCTAGATATTTACTGCCTTTCCAATACTTGTTCGAGAAAGACTTAAAAGCTTTTCAAATTGCTTTTGCATCCGGCCTGTGGCATGTGACATGTTTTGTATGCTTTATCACCAAGAGAGCACAAATGTGGTTAATATGTTGATTTCATATTATTGGTTTGGTGTGTTGGTAAATATGAATGATTCCGACTCATTCCTGCCTATTTGATTACATTATAAGTGTGCAGGCATGCATCATTCAGAAATTAACATCCTTTAATGTTGGTTGGTTTTTATTCCTCAACTTTTTATTACCCTGATCAATAAAATATACAATACAGTGGACTAGAAAAGAACACTACTTCATCAAAACTAACTGAAAAATTAATTGCATCGAAACAGCCCCAAGATTTTAATCTAACAGCTCTAAGATTTTAATCTAGGCATTAACCTACAGATGTAGCAAGTTTCATTATTCCATAGAGGAAGATCACAACTGGCTTTGTCTCATAGTTCCTCGACCCCTTTCCTGCTATAATCTTTGAAGTTCTTTCTGTTTCCATCCATCAGGAGTCACTTCTAATTCCATCCATCAGGGCCACCAGTACAGAGATAAATCCATGCATCTTTGCATGAAGAACAACTAAttatttgaaaatgaaaatttatatCCTGCAACCTTTGGCTATGAGCATATTGATCTATAGATCTTTGGGCTGTGAGTTTGTCACTCCGTTTGCACATGTAAATTATTTCTCAATATGACCAGCATTAAATTGTTTATGCTTTGTGATtgctgtgtgtgtgtgcgtgtgcgCGCATGTGGGTGGGACCTTTCCAccaagggatcccttttttggtcattttaagggatccctTGTGGGACccattttttaatcatattttggcatctggACCGttcagtgtgtgtgtgtgtgtgtgtttgtgtgtgcctatatatatagaggacctttccactaagggatcccttgtgggacccatttttcgatcacattttggcatctcgactgttcagtttttaggtcccaatgtgtagatcacttttgcaaattttcagccaaattgataattgttaaagTACCGAACTGGATCAAATCAATTGATGCATGTGTCCAACATGAGCCACtcatgtttataatggtaaaccACGATTATGAACACTTTTACGATTataaatttggctgaaaatttgcagtaGTGATCTACTCATCTACACCTAAAAATCCAACGGTTGAATTGCCATTATACAATTGATAAGtgggttttttttatttgtttttgtatcTTGTGTTTTTGTGACTTTGTTCTAAAGTTATTATCCATGCAGGAGAAAATTTCCATGCTTCGGAAAAATGAGTCGTTATTGGAAAAAAATGAGAAGCTAAATCATGAAAAGCTGTGCTTGGTTAAAAACAAAGACATGGCTGAAGGTCAAATAAGTGCACTGAACAAATCATTGGAATCTCTTCAGAAGGACCTTAAAGACAAAGAGCACCTTGTAAGTACTAATATGCTGTTTAAACAAGACATCTAGGACGATAATAATTCACCCTTTAATTCAGGTACAAGATTTGAAGCAGTCCTTGGAGCACCAAAGAAAGGAGCTCAATGATTGTAGAGCTGAAGTCACTGCTTTGAAAATGCACATTGAAGGATCTCGTTTGGGACGAAATATGGTAGCCACTGATGTTGATCATGTGCAATCCCTGTCATTGGAAAAATACAAAGAAGAGGTGAAATCACTGCAGATGGAACTAGAAATTTTAACATCCAATATCGCAAATGCTCCCGATTATATAGTTTCTGTCCAAGCTGGGAAAGAGTCCGTGCAGATGGAAGAAAAGGTCGTGATCATGGATGAAGAGAAAAGTATAATCCAGCATCCAGTTGATGCAATAACAAGAGTTGTGGAAGAAGCTGATCAATCACTAGCTGCTGATGACAACCTAATTACACCTAAGGAAGTCTCAGAAGAATATTCAGTCAATCCTTCAAATGGTAGTACTGCCTTGACAAATGGTGAAAGTGTCTCCAAACAAAATGTTGAACCATCTGCATCTACCATGTTACATCTAACAAGAGAGGATCATACTGCTGAAACTGCTTCAGAGAAAAGGGCAAGTTGCTTGTACTTATTCTCTTTTTATGTATCaaagctcctcctcctcctcctcttttttttttttatttgttttattttttatttttggcaagattGGCTGGAGGCACATACGGGTTGATTCTTTTCAAGTCAACCCCccattttctcttatttttggATGGGCCCATCTTAGTGACATTTCTTAGATAGAATGAATTTAAAGCTTTGGGTACCTTGACATTTCCTACCTGTAATGCATATTGTTATACTTTGACAGGGTCTACAGACCATTCAGATCCTTGCTGATGCCTTACCCAAGATTGTTCCTTATGTTCTAATCAACCACCGCGAGGTTCGTATTTAATTTAtgtgacatatataatatatatttgtagctatatgtgacatatataatatatatttgtagcTATGTATAGTTCTCTAGATATCACTCTTTAAATGGAATTTATCATGAGAGTTTGTTTTTGACTGGTTGGTGTTATCTACTTGCAGGAGCTACTTCCTCTGATCATGTGTGCTATTGAGCGCCATCCAGAGAGCAGTACTCGAGATTCCTTGACCCACACATTGTTTAATCTAATCAAACGTCCAGATCACCAGCAAAGAAGAATTATAATGGATGTAGGCCGTTGTTCTAAGTGCTGCATTTATGTTGTACTATGACTGCATGATTTTTTGATTAGTTGCTTGATTTACCCACTGCATTTCAGGCATGCGTCAGCCTTGCTCAGAATGTAGGAGAGATGAGAACAGAAACAGAGTTGCTTCCCCAGTGTTGGGAGCAAGTAAGTTTGGGCCTCAATTTGCAGGGGATCTTGAACCATTCTGTCTATTTTAATGAATATGTCTATTGTTGATTGGTTACAGATAAATCATACCTATGAGGAACGCAGGTTGCTAGTTGCTCAATCATGTGGAGAGCTTGCAGAATTTGTTCGGCCTGAGATCCGTGATTCTCTTATCTTATCTATTGTTCAACAACTCATAGAAGATTCTGCAACTGTTGTCCGGGAGGCTGCTGTACATAATCTTGCATTGCTGCTTCCACTCTTTCCAAATATGGACAAATATTTCAAGGTCAGCCTCACTAATATGCTTCAGAGGCTCTCATGGAGAGGAATTCTGACTTGACAGAAATGGCTACAATGTAAGCTCTAGAACAGGTTGATAACACATGGTCTAGGGAATGGAGACTTATCTCCTTATCATAATATGATGACTGacaagaaagaaaatgtatgaAGTGAAACACAGAAAGTGTCTCCAATTTTATGTTACTTCACTGTATTTGTAGGTTGAGGAATTGATGTTCCAATTGGTCTGTGATCCCTCTGGAGTGGTGGTGGAATCTACACTCAAAGAATTAGTCCCTGCAGTAATCAAGTGGGGACACAAATTAGACCATGTTTTAAGAGTTCTACTATCTCATATATTGAGCTCCGCTGAGGTATGCTAGTGTTTAACCCTACTTAAATGATTTGTAGTCATTTTGGCTGAGCGGGTCATTAACGTTAATAATACTCTGTTTAATTTACATCATTGTGATATTGCAGCGCTGCCCTCCACTTTCGGGGGTTGAAGGGTCTGTGGAGTCGCATCTTCGTGTGTTAGGAGAACGAGAACGCTGGAATGTCGATGTTTTATTACGGATGCTACTGGAAATGCTTCCATCTGTGCACCAGAAGGCGATTGAGATGTCCCCATTTTCTTCTGATCCTGAAACAACTGGAACAATATTTTCTACACCTTTCCTTGAATTATATGCAGGGTAAgctccatttttttattttttattttattttttatgcagGCTTCTGGTTTCAGACAGCATGTAACCTAACTAGCAAAGGTTGATTTATTATAACTGCTGATGCGAAACTTTATCATCTGGTTAGGGGACATGTTCAATTGCCTGCTTTTGAGTGGTTGCATGTCGACTGCATACCCGATTTGATAGAGCTTGCCTGCTTGCTACCTCCAAAAGAAGATACTTTGCGAAATCGAATCACCAGGGTATTTTTTCCATCTTTGCTGGCTTCTAATATTGCTTTTTTAAAGTGGTTTCTTAATTATGTCTGATCTATATGTTCctgatgcagtttttgttggCTGTATCTGAACACTACGGGGATTCTTATTTGACACATATATTGCTCCCTATATTCCTTATAGCCATTGGGGAAGATGCTCTTTTGACATATTTCCCGTCTGAAAGCCATTCCAAAATTGAAGGTAGTGAGAAACAAAATTTTCTGAAATGCATTCACATTTGTGTTGGCTTTAATTGTTGCTGTATATAACAGGTTTGATGCCAAGGACTGCTGTGGCTAAGAGACTGGCTACTATGTGCATCTTACCTCTTCTCTTGGCTGGAGTTTTGGGTGCCCCTAGCAAGCATGAACAATTAGTGGAGTATTTGAGAAAGCTATTAGTTGAAGGTGTGGGAAATCAGTCTACAAAGTGCAATGCTGAGATTATTGATGCTGTCCGCTTCCTGTGGTTAGTAAAGTAACAACCTATTTAAAACTAACTTGTTGCAAGTTATTGTGTTGTTGATGGGCCGTTCTTTTAATGCAGCACATGTGAAGTTCATCATGGCATGATATTTAATATACTCTGGGAAATGGTTGTCAGCTCCAACATAGATATGAAAATCAATGCGGCCAATCTGTTGAAAGTTATTGTAAGTTTAGCCATTCTTTCGGCATTCTCATTATTTATTTGTCTGACTTTAAACCTAACAATTAATTGACTGCTTTGGTTTAATAGGTTCCATATATCGATGCAAAAGTTGCATCTACTCATATTTTGCCCGCCCTAGTAACTCTGGGCTCTGACCAAAACCTTAGTGTGAAGTATGCAAGCATAGTTTCCTTTGGAGCTGTCGCCCAACATTTTAAAAATGATATGGTTTGCATTTTGTTCCCTCTGCAGTAATTTTGTTATCGTAATGGAATAATATCTGTTCATTCGGCTGATCAGATTTAGTTTTTACTAGATTGTCGATAAGATACGGGTTCAGATGGATGCTTTTCTTGAAGATGGATCCCATGAAGCTACCATTGCTGTGGTTCATGCATTGGTAGTTGCTGTACCTCATACAACGGATAGACTTAAAGATTATATCCTCAACATATTTCCTGGAGGAAttgttttatttcctttttaggCAACATGCTCTGGATATTGACACAAAGTATTTACTTGATCGTACTGCTATTTTAGATTACTGCCAAGTTGAGCAATTCTGTTTTCTTTGACACTATCTACATCTTTTATCCAAGATTTTTCACCTTACTGCCAGTCTGCCTGCGAGTGACATGATGCGTCGTCGTGAGAGAGCAAATGCATTCTGTGAAGCAATCCGTGCTTTAGATGCAACAGGTTTGCATTTTCTAAATGCTAAGATGTTTTTTAGCCAAACCACATAAAAAGGAATGCTAAGATGGGTTTGATTTCTCTATGACTGTTcttgtctgtttttttttttttttttttttttaatttctctctAATTTCCCTCCCCTTGAGCTCCATTTACTtcagtttatttcaataaaatGTTTTACAGGTGTTAGTgcttgattaattaatttcaaaatAAGAAAATGTTATGCATATTAAGACACCAAGTTATGTGTTtcgtttcattttctttttattttactgTAAAGATGTTCTGCTTTTGCATACAAATAAACCGCACATGTATGAAAAACATCAGggctttcttttaaaaaaatgtGGACACCCTCGCTTAAACATTAAGGCTTGACAATCAAGAACACCCATAGATGTGACACTCTGCCCTAACCCACTTCAAATATGATTCCTCCAAAATTTGAGTCAAATTGGGAACCATAGTTGATActcatttttatcatttcagTTCTATCTGATGTTCTGTATTTGTCTGTAATGTTTCTCCATTTTGGATGACCAAACAGTTATCAACTGAAGTGCTGCTTTCTCTGAAGTGTTGTCACAAATTTTGCAGAGTTACCTATCAAAGAGTAATCTACAAGATCAACAGTTCCAATTGTTAAAATTCAGTGTGTGATTATCAAATTGATGAAATCCGCACTTATAAGTATACACTTGGTAAAAGTTGATCCCTTATACAGATGAGAAGATGCATCTTGTCATGTTCAACTTAGCTTTTAGGAGGTCACATGCTGAAAGCATATCAAAGTGAATGTGAAAAGATGGGCACCTTAGTGAATTACCAGAAATCATAGATACTGGCAATGATGCAGGACAAGTAGCAAAAGAACTGCAATACTAGGGTTTATTTGCAGCAGTCTCGATTGTTAGAAAGAAAAGGgttttagaataagaaacttaagaagaaaaggaataaaactactagcatcacaccagtagggtttctaggcatcacacccagagaacttaggcatcacacctaaggttaggttgcatcacacaaacctggagagaagcaacagctttcaatttttattaactcAAATCTGCCAataaaagactacaaaggcctctatatatagggaggctAAGATAACTCTAGAATAACTAGGGATATCCTTGaagaatcctaaagaaataatcctaataattatAAGAATCCTAATAATAAAAACCTAGATATATTTGAACTACTTTCCAAATCTTGACTTGAAATATTCTGCTTGTATTCTTCATCAGGCAAGAGTTTTAATGATTCCATGGACAGAGTTGGAACTTAATAGTTTTTGGTTTGTAGTGCATTTTCTTGACCTCTACCTGAGATTATGTGCctgaaatattttcttatcaacAAGTTACTCAAGCCTCATGACTGTTTTGTTCATTGTTCCAGATGGTTGACCAAAACCCCATTTTCTTGTAGAAGATAGTATGTCACAAATGAATTTCCTCAATGAACTTTAGAGTATATCGACATTTACCATATATTTTGTATGTAGTCAACACCTAAATTTGTTACCCTTATGGTTTATTGTAACATTTTGTTTGTTCATGTGATCGTCCTATAATTATGATTGACTTGAAATACTATCTCTCAAAGAACCTGTGAAGCAAGCAAATTCATGTTTAGGGTCCTAGGCTTTCATTTTTGAGATGGCAATGACCCCAAAAATCATTGAAACAGATCTACTTTTCTCAGTTTTAAGTCTATTATTGTCAACAAAGTGTTGTGACATACTATTATGGTCACTGCAGTTTGTATTGCTTTCTCTTTTActttcaaaaaggaaaaaaagaaaaaaaaagaaaagaaacaagaaacaaataTGCTTTTGCCTTTTTCAGTGTCTtaatgattttaattttttaatgtaCAGATATTTCAGCAACCAGTGTACGAGAATTCCTCCTACCTACCATCCAGAACCTATTGAAGGACTCAGATGCACTGGATCCAGTACACAAGGAAGCCCTTGAAATTATAATGAAGGAGAGATCTGGTGGTACCTTTGAGACCATCAGTAAGGTGATGGGTGCTGGACTTGCATCCTCTGTGAGTAGTTTCTTTGGTGAAGGTGGGCTACTGGGCAAGAAGGATAGTGTTGAGCCACTGCCAGAGCCAGCTGAGTCCCCGAAGTCTGCACCACTGCCACCAGTAGAGGACACTAGATTAAGGCGCATTATGAGGGGAAATTTCACTGACATGCTCAGAGGCAAAGTAAAGGGCCAAGACGAAACTCAGAACCAATAAAGCTTAAGAGTTTTTCCTGACCAGTGGCCAAGAGAATATTTTGCATCTCCTTCTCAGGTGGGATATGGTTTTGTTCTCATTGTCAAACTTGTGATCT
Above is a genomic segment from Rosa chinensis cultivar Old Blush chromosome 3, RchiOBHm-V2, whole genome shotgun sequence containing:
- the LOC112191885 gene encoding RAB11-binding protein RELCH homolog, which gives rise to MDVEKSSLCNCVVNFLLEENYLLTAFELLHELLDDGRDDQAIRLKNFFSDSSQFPPDQISRFNSLRVADPQSLLQEKEAVEEKLAISEYELRLAQEDILKFKTELQKKAESPVTELRESNTSVNNGPQYQRQKTDVSFSDLGPLKDNERRDLNCAVKEYLLIAGYRLTAMTFFEEVTDQNLDVWQNSPACVPDALRHYYYQYLSSTTEAAEEKISMLRKNESLLEKNEKLNHEKLCLVKNKDMAEGQISALNKSLESLQKDLKDKEHLVQDLKQSLEHQRKELNDCRAEVTALKMHIEGSRLGRNMVATDVDHVQSLSLEKYKEEVKSLQMELEILTSNIANAPDYIVSVQAGKESVQMEEKVVIMDEEKSIIQHPVDAITRVVEEADQSLAADDNLITPKEVSEEYSVNPSNGSTALTNGESVSKQNVEPSASTMLHLTREDHTAETASEKRGLQTIQILADALPKIVPYVLINHREELLPLIMCAIERHPESSTRDSLTHTLFNLIKRPDHQQRRIIMDACVSLAQNVGEMRTETELLPQCWEQINHTYEERRLLVAQSCGELAEFVRPEIRDSLILSIVQQLIEDSATVVREAAVHNLALLLPLFPNMDKYFKVEELMFQLVCDPSGVVVESTLKELVPAVIKWGHKLDHVLRVLLSHILSSAERCPPLSGVEGSVESHLRVLGERERWNVDVLLRMLLEMLPSVHQKAIEMSPFSSDPETTGTIFSTPFLELYAGGHVQLPAFEWLHVDCIPDLIELACLLPPKEDTLRNRITRFLLAVSEHYGDSYLTHILLPIFLIAIGEDALLTYFPSESHSKIEGLMPRTAVAKRLATMCILPLLLAGVLGAPSKHEQLVEYLRKLLVEGVGNQSTKCNAEIIDAVRFLCTCEVHHGMIFNILWEMVVSSNIDMKINAANLLKVIVPYIDAKVASTHILPALVTLGSDQNLSVKYASIVSFGAVAQHFKNDMIVDKIRVQMDAFLEDGSHEATIAVVHALVVAVPHTTDRLKDYLLSKIFHLTASLPASDMMRRRERANAFCEAIRALDATDISATSVREFLLPTIQNLLKDSDALDPVHKEALEIIMKERSGGTFETISKVMGAGLASSVSSFFGEGGLLGKKDSVEPLPEPAESPKSAPLPPVEDTRLRRIMRGNFTDMLRGKVKGQDETQNQ